ATGACGCCCCCGGCCCGGTCGGATAGGCCCGCCCGCGCCACTCCGACGGCCGGCCATGACGGGCGCGCAACAGCGCCGCCCATTGGATCGCCAGCATGATCAGGATGCCGACCGGGTGCAGAAGCGCGCCGACGACGCTCTGGCGGAAACGGACCAGCAGCAGCAACCGGAACAGCAGTCCCGCCGCCGCCGCCAGCCCCGCCATGACGACGGCCTCGTCGGGCAGCGGGTCCAGCGCCGCCCAGCCCAGCAGAAGCCAGGGCAGGACATGGCCGCCGAACAGAAGAAACGTCCAGACCGGCAGGGCGGCCGGGGTCGCCATCCCCTCCGTCGCATTCTTGGTGAAGCCGGACCACACCTCCCGCCAGCCGCGATACATGCGGCAGCGGGCAAGGCCGGTGGCGTCGAACAGGTCGGTCCCCTGCCCCGCCCGGCGAAAAGCGCGCGGCAGCGTCACCCCGTCATGCAGCGACGCCGCGATGGCCGCATGGCCCCCGGCCTTCCGGTAGGCCTTCCGCCGCACCGCGATCAGCTGGCCGCAGGCGGCGCCGAATCGTGGATCGCCCGACCGCCGCATCCCCAGCATCGGCAGATAGCCCAGCAGCAGCACATG
The sequence above is drawn from the Azospirillum lipoferum 4B genome and encodes:
- a CDS encoding glycosyltransferase, which produces MSVVEWIAAVSLFLALLPLGQGIVNLLLYRPPKAAPPPGSAVSILIPARNEEATIAASVEAALASRGVEVEVVVLDDHSTDRTAEIVDAIAGRDPRVRLESAPPLPPGWSGKQHACQALATLARHPVLLFQDADVRLAPDAARLTCGALLSGRHGLVSGFPRQETGTMAEALVIPLIHVLLLGYLPMLGMRRSGDPRFGAACGQLIAVRRKAYRKAGGHAAIAASLHDGVTLPRAFRRAGQGTDLFDATGLARCRMYRGWREVWSGFTKNATEGMATPAALPVWTFLLFGGHVLPWLLLGWAALDPLPDEAVVMAGLAAAAGLLFRLLLLVRFRQSVVGALLHPVGILIMLAIQWAALLRARHGRPSEWRGRAYPTGPGAS